A window of the Scleropages formosus chromosome 21, fSclFor1.1, whole genome shotgun sequence genome harbors these coding sequences:
- the akap19 gene encoding small membrane A-kinase anchor protein — protein sequence MGCVKSKHGGQTPDASSVEKAGSRQENHAGEKAVLVSSEVGPGHDRPPVDPALLDYAERLSEDIVARAVQQWAELDSRYSDIPYIECDVP from the coding sequence ATGGGATGCGTCAAATCGAAGCACGGCGGGCAGACCCCCGACGCGAGCTCGGTGGAGAAGGCGGGCAGCCGGCAGGAGAACCACGCCGGGGAGAAGGCGGTGCTGGTGAGCTCGGAGGTGGGCCCCGGACACGATCGCCCGCCTGTGGACCCGGCTCTCCTGGACTACGCCGAGCGACTGTCCGAGGACATCGTGGCCCGAGCGGTGCAGCAGTGGGCAGAACTGGACAGCCGTTATAGCGACATCCCCTACATAGAGTGTGACGTGCCGTGA